The Prunus persica cultivar Lovell chromosome G7, Prunus_persica_NCBIv2, whole genome shotgun sequence genome has a segment encoding these proteins:
- the LOC18770267 gene encoding cell division cycle 20.1, cofactor of APC complex has translation MSSSRNTRNPLGEQNFLMRKPNWENLDRFIPNRAALDLDYAHYMVRGGRKGIENPEAASTPYQKLLTETFNMNRGRIFTFKNKPPTPVEAIPRRLLSPPLHKAKSTKPSRRVPQGPEKTMDAPGVVDNFYSNLLDWSSSNILAIALENSVYLWNPSNHSIIKLVTIDDEDGPVTSISWALDGQHIAVGLDNSWVQLWDSVSVRLIRTLRGGHHGRVGSLAWNKRILTTGGMDGRIINNDVRVRSHIVGTYKGHEAEICGLKWSPSGQHLASGGNDNVLFIWDRSTASSNSPRQWLQRLEDHTAAVKALAWCPFQENLLASGGGELDRCIKIWNTQTGSCLSSVDTGSQVCGLLWNNYERELLSCHGFSKNELILWKYPSMVRMAELTGHTSRVLFMTQSPDGCTVATAAADETVRTWNVFGIPGVSKPARKENPLPFAHLYTIR, from the exons ATGAGTTCATCGAGGAACACCAGGAACCCTCTTGGAGAACAAAACTTCCTTATGAGAAAGCCTAATTGGGAAAAT TTGGATAGGTTTATACCCAATCGGGCGGCACTGGACCTTGATTACGCGCATTACATGGTCAGAGGAGGGAGAAAGGGAATCGAGAACCCGGAGGCTGCAAGCACTCCATACCAGAAGCTACTGACTGAGACCTTCAACATGAACAGAGGACGAATCTTCACATTCAAGAACAAGCCCCCCACCCCAGTTGAAGCCATTCCGAGGAGATTGCTTTCACCCCCTCTTCATAAGGCCAAATCTACCAAGCCCTCTCGACGGGTTCCTCAG GGTCCAGAGAAAACAATGGACGCTCCCGGTGTTGTAGATAATTTCTACTCGAATTTACTAGACTGGAGCAGCAGCAACATTCTTGCAATTGCTCTTGAAAACTCAGTGTACCTATGGAATCCTTCTAACCATTCCATTATAAAACTCGTCACaattgatgatgaagatggtcCCGTTACAAGCATCAGCTGGGCTCTTGATGGGCAACATATTGCCGTCGGCTTGGACAATTCCTGGGTCCAGTTATGGGATTCTGTCTCTGTTAGACTG ATAAGAACATTGAGAGGTGGTCACCATGGAAGAGTAGGTTCACTGGCCTGGAACAAACGCATTCTTACTACAGGAGGAATGGATGGTAGAATTATAAACAACGATGTAAGAGTGAGATCCCACATTGTTGGAACCTACAAAGGTCATGAGGCCGAGATCTGTGGATTAAAATGGTCACCCTCAGGCCAGCATTTAGCTAGTGGAGGGAACGATAATGTTCTCTTCATATGGGACAGGTCAACAGCCTCTTCCAATTCACCAAGACAGTGGCTTCAAAGGCTTGAAGACCACACTGCAGCAGTCAAGGCCCTTGCTTGGTGTCCATTTCAAGAGAATTTGTTGGCCTCTGGTGGTGGTGAACTTGACCGGTGCATTAAGATATGGAACACACAAACAGGCTCGTGCTTGAGCTCGGTTGACACTGGCTCGCAGGTGTGTGGTCTTTTGTGGAACAATTATGAGCGTGAATTGCTTAGTTGTCATGGTTTTAGCAAGAATGAGCTTATCCTTTGGAAGTACCCGTCAATGGTGAGGATGGCAGAGCTCACTGGCCATACCTCCAGAGTTCTCTTCATGACTCAG AGCCCAGATGGATGCACTGTGGCCACTGCAGCCGCGGATGAGACAGTTCGAACTTGGAATGTGTTTGGGATTCCTGGAGTTTCAAAACCTGCACGAAAAGAAAATCCGTTGCCATTTGCTCATTTATACACCATTCGTTGA